The following are encoded together in the Leuconostoc mesenteroides subsp. mesenteroides ATCC 8293 genome:
- the araA gene encoding L-arabinose isomerase codes for MADIKDYKFWFVTGSQFLYGPEVLKQVEEDSKKIIEKLNESGNLPYPIEFKTVGVTAENITEAMKEANYDDSVAGVITWAHTFSPAKNWIRGTQLLNKPLLHLATQMLNNIPYDSIDFDYMNLNQSAHGDREYAFINARLRLNNKIVFGHWADEAVQVQIGKWMDVAVAYEESFKIKVVTFADKMRNVAVTDGDKIEAQIKFGWTVDYWGVGDLVTYVNAIDDADIDNLYIELQDKYDFVAGQNDSEKYEHNVKYQLREYLGIKRFLTDKGYSAFTTNFEDLVGLEQLPGLAAQLLMADGFGFAGEGDWKTAALTRLLKIVSHNQATAFMEDYTLDLRQGHEAILGSHMLEVDPTIASDKPRVEVHPLGIGGKEDPARLVFSGRTGDAVDVTISDFGDEFKLISYDVTGNKPEAETPYLPVAKQLWTPKAGLKAGAEGWLTVGGGHHTTLSFSVDSEQLTDLANLFGVTYVDIK; via the coding sequence ATGGCTGATATAAAAGATTACAAGTTTTGGTTTGTGACAGGATCTCAATTTCTGTACGGTCCTGAAGTACTGAAACAAGTTGAAGAAGATTCAAAAAAAATTATTGAAAAGTTAAATGAATCAGGTAATTTACCTTATCCAATTGAATTTAAAACTGTTGGTGTGACAGCTGAAAACATTACTGAAGCAATGAAAGAAGCAAATTATGATGACTCTGTTGCTGGTGTTATCACATGGGCACATACATTTTCACCAGCTAAAAACTGGATTCGTGGCACGCAATTGCTCAACAAACCATTGCTCCATTTGGCAACCCAAATGTTGAACAATATTCCATACGATTCAATTGATTTTGATTATATGAACTTAAATCAGTCAGCACATGGTGACCGTGAATATGCATTTATCAATGCTAGGCTTCGATTGAATAATAAAATTGTCTTTGGACACTGGGCTGATGAAGCCGTTCAAGTACAAATCGGCAAGTGGATGGATGTTGCGGTTGCTTACGAAGAAAGTTTCAAAATTAAAGTAGTTACTTTTGCTGATAAGATGCGTAATGTTGCGGTAACTGATGGTGACAAAATCGAAGCGCAAATTAAATTTGGCTGGACGGTTGACTATTGGGGTGTTGGCGACTTAGTGACGTATGTTAACGCAATTGATGATGCTGATATTGATAATCTATATATCGAACTTCAAGATAAGTATGACTTTGTTGCTGGGCAAAATGATTCTGAAAAATATGAACATAATGTGAAATATCAATTACGCGAATACCTTGGTATCAAGAGATTTTTGACTGATAAAGGTTATTCGGCTTTCACCACTAATTTTGAAGACTTAGTTGGCCTTGAACAATTGCCTGGTTTGGCAGCACAGCTTTTGATGGCAGATGGATTTGGATTTGCCGGTGAAGGGGACTGGAAGACGGCAGCCTTAACACGTTTGTTAAAAATTGTGTCACATAATCAAGCGACAGCATTTATGGAAGACTACACTTTGGATTTGAGACAAGGTCACGAAGCAATTCTCGGATCACATATGCTCGAAGTGGATCCAACGATAGCATCAGATAAACCACGTGTTGAGGTGCATCCTCTTGGAATTGGTGGTAAAGAAGATCCCGCTCGTTTGGTCTTTAGTGGACGTACTGGTGATGCTGTTGATGTGACAATTTCTGATTTTGGTGATGAGTTTAAGCTAATTAGCTATGATGTCACAGGAAATAAACCAGAAGCTGAAACACCATATCTACCAGTTGCTAAGCAATTATGGACACCAAAGGCTGGTTTGAAAGCGGGTGCAGAAGGTTGGTTAACAGTGGGTGGCGGACATCACACAACATTGAGTTTCTCTGTTGATTCTGAACAGCTGACAGATTTGGCCAACTTATTCGGTGTCACATATGTAGATATTAAGTAA
- a CDS encoding GntR family transcriptional regulator codes for MANKYEIVKKDILEKILSGEYDKNQQLPTESEMMTAFSVSRYTVRRAISDLENEKYVYRVQGGGSFVADWSAAKKYEEIPKVIGILSTHVASYIFPAIIDGADQVLSENGFSLILANTHNDPKRERTALTNLMSQNLGGLIIEPTQSAIDTPNIDLYQKIAQLNIPMVFINASYNNFEGTTLVSDDKNAIYQVTEYLIKRGHKRITGVFQVSDVQGIHRLNGFLQSYQNHPNILPESSSIMYKSDEVNEALQNMRELLVKNPDQRPTAVIAYNDQLAIRIVDLIHEVGLKVPQDISVIGFDDFQLSQYLSPRLTTVSHAKEKMGQDAARLLLQKIKHHKVESIVYHSQLIERESVSDIS; via the coding sequence ATGGCAAATAAATATGAAATTGTTAAAAAAGACATTTTAGAAAAAATATTGAGCGGAGAATACGATAAAAATCAACAGCTGCCAACAGAGAGCGAAATGATGACAGCATTTTCTGTCAGCCGTTATACCGTACGACGTGCTATTTCTGATTTAGAAAATGAAAAGTATGTTTATCGTGTGCAAGGTGGCGGTTCGTTTGTGGCTGATTGGTCGGCTGCAAAAAAATATGAGGAAATTCCCAAAGTAATTGGTATCTTATCTACTCATGTGGCATCTTATATTTTTCCAGCAATTATTGATGGTGCTGATCAAGTGCTATCTGAAAATGGATTTTCGCTTATTTTGGCTAACACCCATAACGACCCAAAACGTGAACGCACAGCATTAACAAATTTGATGAGCCAAAATTTGGGTGGATTAATCATTGAACCAACACAAAGTGCCATCGATACACCTAATATTGATTTGTATCAAAAAATTGCGCAACTAAATATTCCGATGGTTTTCATTAATGCATCATACAATAATTTTGAAGGTACCACGTTGGTCAGTGATGATAAAAATGCAATCTATCAGGTAACGGAATATTTGATTAAACGCGGACATAAAAGAATCACAGGTGTATTTCAAGTTTCTGATGTTCAAGGTATTCATCGTTTGAATGGCTTTCTTCAGTCGTATCAGAACCATCCGAATATCTTACCAGAGAGTTCCTCGATCATGTATAAATCTGATGAAGTGAATGAAGCACTTCAAAATATGCGTGAATTGTTGGTGAAAAATCCAGATCAGAGGCCCACAGCCGTCATCGCGTATAATGATCAATTAGCGATACGCATTGTCGATTTGATTCATGAGGTGGGGCTTAAAGTACCACAAGATATCTCCGTGATTGGTTTTGATGATTTCCAATTATCACAATATTTGTCTCCTAGGTTGACAACGGTGTCACATGCTAAAGAGAAAATGGGACAAGATGCAGCAAGGTTGCTGTTACAGAAAATCAAACATCATAAGGTTGAGTCGATTGTCTATCATTCTCAATTGATTGAAAGAGAATCAGTAAGTGATATTAGTTAA
- a CDS encoding xylulokinase, which produces MADEKIEQAIKNGEVALGVEFGSTTVKAILTTEDFKTIASGSYEWDNSLQDGLWTYAIDDIWLGLQTAYRNLRKKVSVDYNVEIKQINAMGFSAMMHGYLAFDKNNELLVPFRTWRNAITEEASLELTKLFEFNIPQRWSVAHLYQAILNQETHVKNIEFLTTLAGYVHWQLTDQKVIGIGDASGMFPIDEKTGSYSQRMLSQFDSLKSVQQYNWHIQDLLPKPLTAGEVGGYLTEKGARLLDPSGNLSAGATIAPPEGDAGTGMVSTNSVKKRSGNISVGTSIFSMIVLEKSLQHVYTNIDIVTTPTGSPVAMVHANNSASDLSAWVKLFSQFAKMIGSNISTSELYQALFNTALTEAEPDAGGLSGYGYYSGENITAVPEGRPLLVRQPDSEFTIGNLMRFHFFTAFGAIKIGMRILSDEKVLTDNIVAQGGVFKTPIVAQKLLAAALNTDITVMKTAGEGGPWGMAVLSLYTINKKTTQTLDDFLDNNVFINEKYETLSPEPEDVQGFEQFMERYVAGLDIELTAIKTLPSKKEKE; this is translated from the coding sequence ATGGCAGATGAAAAAATAGAACAAGCGATTAAAAATGGTGAAGTTGCACTTGGTGTTGAATTTGGTTCGACGACGGTAAAGGCAATCTTAACAACTGAAGATTTCAAAACAATTGCTTCAGGTAGCTATGAATGGGATAACAGTTTGCAAGATGGGCTGTGGACATATGCGATAGATGATATTTGGCTGGGATTGCAAACAGCTTATAGGAATCTTAGAAAGAAAGTATCTGTCGATTACAATGTTGAGATAAAACAGATTAACGCCATGGGATTTTCAGCGATGATGCATGGTTATCTAGCATTTGATAAGAATAATGAATTATTGGTCCCTTTTCGTACATGGCGTAATGCCATCACTGAAGAGGCATCGCTAGAATTGACAAAATTATTTGAATTTAATATTCCACAACGTTGGAGTGTTGCCCATCTTTATCAAGCTATTTTGAACCAAGAGACCCATGTCAAAAACATTGAATTTTTAACAACCTTGGCAGGCTACGTTCATTGGCAATTGACTGATCAAAAAGTTATAGGTATCGGTGACGCTTCTGGAATGTTCCCAATTGATGAGAAAACTGGGAGCTACAGTCAGCGCATGCTGAGCCAGTTTGATTCTTTGAAGTCTGTCCAACAATATAATTGGCACATTCAAGACTTACTACCAAAGCCATTAACAGCTGGTGAGGTTGGTGGGTACTTAACAGAGAAAGGGGCGAGGTTACTTGACCCTAGTGGCAATTTATCAGCAGGAGCAACTATTGCACCTCCGGAAGGAGATGCAGGAACGGGTATGGTGTCAACTAACAGTGTTAAAAAACGTTCTGGAAATATTTCAGTAGGTACATCAATTTTTTCTATGATTGTACTAGAAAAAAGTTTACAGCACGTTTATACAAATATTGATATAGTGACAACGCCTACCGGCTCGCCAGTAGCAATGGTTCATGCCAATAACTCAGCATCTGATTTGAGTGCGTGGGTCAAACTATTTTCGCAATTTGCTAAGATGATTGGCAGTAATATTTCTACCAGTGAATTATACCAAGCACTTTTTAATACCGCGTTGACGGAAGCAGAACCAGATGCTGGTGGTCTGTCTGGTTACGGTTATTATTCTGGTGAGAATATTACCGCGGTCCCAGAAGGACGGCCATTATTAGTGCGACAGCCAGATTCTGAATTTACTATTGGTAATTTGATGAGATTTCATTTTTTCACAGCATTTGGTGCTATTAAAATCGGTATGCGTATTCTATCTGACGAAAAAGTTTTGACAGACAATATCGTGGCGCAAGGAGGTGTCTTCAAAACGCCCATTGTGGCACAAAAATTATTAGCCGCAGCACTAAATACCGATATTACCGTAATGAAAACAGCAGGTGAAGGTGGCCCATGGGGAATGGCCGTGTTGTCTTTGTACACGATAAATAAAAAAACAACTCAAACTTTGGATGATTTTTTGGATAATAATGTGTTTATCAATGAAAAATACGAAACCTTATCTCCTGAACCTGAAGATGTTCAAGGATTTGAACAGTTTATGGAGCGATATGTCGCAGGGCTAGATATTGAATTGACAGCGATTAAAACATTGCCATCAAAAAAAGAGAAGGAGTAA
- a CDS encoding helix-turn-helix domain-containing protein, with amino-acid sequence MREFKSNIIKEKRKLRNMSQAQLGDIVGSQAMVSRIENGQILPNAQTIFILCNKLEITVEEYFYSIFGPDQNTTTFRNNLDKLYMQGSIDELRKIFSHYKHHKSLDIETKHRMLMVQSTIYHLFFQSADEIDQNILFSYFDKIINWRLYDIYLFESTINMLPVKKTKSYFLDILSQYNSESNVMCYPDIITNTIIKYLETSIMQKENNITTFLLNKLEMEKISLNTNQQLWKLFLTGIYYNNEKKIKEAYNITEYLNDVNTTQLFDRILSYYTKK; translated from the coding sequence ATGAGAGAATTTAAGAGCAACATTATCAAAGAAAAGAGAAAATTGAGAAATATGTCTCAAGCGCAACTGGGCGATATTGTTGGTTCTCAGGCCATGGTTTCCAGAATAGAAAATGGGCAAATTTTGCCAAATGCTCAAACCATATTTATTCTTTGTAACAAACTTGAGATTACCGTTGAGGAATACTTCTATAGTATATTTGGTCCGGATCAAAATACGACAACTTTTAGAAATAACCTAGATAAGCTATACATGCAGGGAAGCATTGATGAATTACGTAAAATATTTTCACACTATAAGCATCATAAATCATTAGATATAGAAACAAAGCATCGTATGCTAATGGTACAATCAACTATTTATCATCTTTTCTTTCAATCAGCAGATGAAATTGATCAAAATATACTTTTTTCATATTTTGATAAAATTATTAATTGGCGTCTCTACGATATTTATCTGTTTGAATCTACTATTAATATGCTTCCTGTTAAGAAAACGAAATCGTATTTCTTAGACATTTTGTCACAATACAACAGCGAATCCAATGTTATGTGCTACCCTGATATAATTACTAATACGATAATTAAATATTTGGAAACTAGTATCATGCAGAAGGAAAATAATATTACTACTTTTTTACTTAATAAATTGGAAATGGAAAAAATATCACTCAACACCAATCAACAATTATGGAAATTATTTCTAACCGGAATTTACTATAATAATGAAAAGAAAATAAAAGAAGCCTATAATATTACAGAATATCTAAACGATGTTAATACCACTCAGTTATTTGATCGAATACTGTCCTACTACACTAAAAAATAA
- a CDS encoding sugar porter family MFS transporter: protein MENGSTKRIASSFIYFFGAFGGILFGYDIGVMTGALPFLQKDWHLTDAGTIGWITSTLMLGAILGGALAGQLSDRLGRRRMILASSFIFAVGAIMAGVSPNNGVVWLLIARFLLGLAVGAASALVPSYMSEMAPAKNRGRLSGLNQLMIVSGMLLSYIVDYLLQGLPHTIAWRLMLGLAAVPAIILFVGVLRLPESPRFLVKTHKLAEARQVLTYIRTASEVDPELEDIQNTVAIESGAQKNITLSTLFSSKYRYLVTAGIGVAAFQQFMGANAIFYYIPLIVEKASGQAASSALLWPIVQGVILVLGALLYMVIADKFKRRTLLMVGGTVMALSFLMPSALNALVGADKFPPMLIVVFLSIFVAFYSFTWAPLTWVLVGEVFPLAIRGRASGLASSFNWLGSFAVGLLFPIMTAAMPQATVFAIFGVISIIAVLFIKFAVPETHGRTLEEIEAQGTNH from the coding sequence ATGGAAAATGGATCCACAAAAAGAATCGCCAGTTCATTTATATATTTCTTTGGTGCATTTGGCGGCATTTTATTTGGTTACGATATTGGCGTTATGACTGGCGCTTTACCATTTTTACAAAAAGACTGGCATCTAACAGATGCAGGAACTATCGGTTGGATCACTTCAACCCTTATGTTAGGAGCAATTCTTGGCGGCGCATTAGCTGGACAACTGTCAGATAGATTAGGTCGTCGTCGAATGATACTGGCTTCATCATTTATCTTTGCAGTTGGTGCAATTATGGCTGGTGTTTCTCCAAATAATGGGGTGGTGTGGTTATTAATTGCTCGCTTCCTCTTGGGCTTAGCAGTTGGTGCAGCTTCGGCATTAGTACCTTCATATATGTCCGAAATGGCACCTGCCAAAAATAGAGGTCGGCTATCCGGGTTGAATCAGCTGATGATTGTTTCTGGAATGCTTTTATCATATATCGTTGACTATTTGCTACAAGGCTTGCCGCATACGATTGCTTGGCGATTAATGCTTGGATTAGCAGCTGTGCCGGCAATCATACTTTTCGTTGGTGTTCTTCGTTTACCTGAGTCACCACGATTTTTAGTGAAAACGCACAAATTAGCCGAAGCACGACAAGTGTTAACTTATATTCGTACTGCCAGTGAAGTGGATCCAGAGCTAGAAGACATACAAAATACTGTAGCAATTGAGTCCGGTGCGCAAAAAAATATTACTTTAAGTACATTATTTTCCAGTAAGTATCGATATTTAGTCACCGCGGGTATTGGTGTGGCAGCTTTCCAACAGTTTATGGGTGCCAACGCAATATTTTACTACATTCCGTTGATTGTTGAAAAAGCAAGTGGACAAGCTGCGTCAAGCGCATTACTATGGCCAATCGTACAAGGTGTGATACTTGTCCTAGGCGCGTTGTTGTATATGGTAATAGCAGACAAGTTCAAACGGCGTACGCTACTGATGGTCGGTGGAACCGTAATGGCATTGTCATTCTTAATGCCATCAGCACTCAATGCATTGGTGGGTGCAGACAAGTTTCCACCTATGCTGATAGTGGTATTTCTGTCAATATTTGTTGCTTTCTATTCATTCACTTGGGCACCACTCACCTGGGTATTAGTTGGTGAGGTATTTCCGCTAGCAATTCGCGGTCGTGCTAGTGGATTGGCATCGTCATTTAATTGGCTTGGTTCCTTTGCTGTAGGGTTATTATTTCCTATCATGACGGCTGCCATGCCGCAAGCAACGGTATTTGCTATCTTTGGTGTAATTTCAATCATCGCCGTCTTATTTATTAAGTTTGCCGTACCCGAAACTCATGGCAGAACGCTTGAAGAAATAGAAGCGCAAGGAACAAACCATTAA
- a CDS encoding L-ribulose-5-phosphate 4-epimerase, which produces MLEDLKKEVYEANMALPANNLVTLTWGNVSQVDREKGVFVIKPSGVDYNDLKPEDMVVVSLDGHVVEGNLNPSTDTPTHAFLYRHWTDLGGIVHTHSKWAVAFAQAGIPVPAAGTTHADTFYGDVPVARRLTKNEVDSEYELNTGKSIVRAFESEDIDPMAVPGVLTNDHGPFTWGKDAMDAVHNAIVLDVVAEIDYHTMSLNPSQDIHVPQYLLDRHYYRKHGVNAYYGQNTH; this is translated from the coding sequence ATGTTAGAAGATTTGAAAAAAGAAGTTTACGAAGCTAACATGGCTTTGCCAGCTAATAATTTAGTGACTTTAACTTGGGGAAATGTTTCCCAAGTTGATCGCGAGAAAGGGGTTTTTGTAATTAAGCCTAGTGGTGTTGATTATAATGACCTCAAGCCTGAAGACATGGTGGTTGTTAGTTTAGATGGGCATGTTGTGGAAGGAAATTTGAATCCTTCTACAGATACCCCAACCCATGCATTTTTGTACCGACATTGGACTGATTTGGGTGGAATCGTTCACACCCATTCAAAATGGGCTGTTGCCTTTGCTCAAGCAGGAATACCAGTTCCTGCTGCTGGAACAACCCATGCGGACACATTTTATGGGGATGTTCCAGTCGCTCGGCGTTTGACTAAAAATGAAGTAGATAGTGAGTACGAACTAAATACTGGGAAATCAATTGTACGCGCGTTTGAAAGTGAAGATATTGATCCCATGGCAGTTCCGGGTGTTTTGACGAATGATCATGGACCATTTACATGGGGGAAAGATGCTATGGATGCGGTTCATAATGCTATAGTTTTGGATGTTGTAGCTGAAATTGATTATCATACTATGAGCCTTAATCCTTCGCAAGATATTCACGTACCACAATATTTGTTAGACCGTCATTACTATAGAAAACACGGTGTAAACGCATATTACGGACAAAATACTCATTGA